One window of Tenacibaculum maritimum NCIMB 2154 genomic DNA carries:
- a CDS encoding transposase — protein sequence MQYLYKIPSAKPNKVKEITLDMAYSMKLIVKRCFPKSVQVTDRFHVQKLALDALQDIRIKHRWKAIDQENNQIKEAKKITKHTLLKLLLMQIL from the coding sequence ATCCAATATCTTTATAAAATACCAAGTGCTAAACCTAATAAAGTCAAAGAAATCACTTTAGACATGGCATATTCCATGAAATTAATCGTTAAAAGATGCTTTCCTAAATCTGTGCAAGTCACAGATAGATTTCATGTGCAGAAATTAGCCTTAGATGCTTTACAAGATATTCGTATAAAACATCGTTGGAAAGCCATAGACCAAGAAAACAACCAAATAAAAGAAGCTAAAAAAATAACAAAGCATACACTACTAAAACTTTTACTAATGCAGATACTTTAA
- a CDS encoding IS630 family transposase — protein sequence MLRLNFLKLPDRFNLIRDSLNKNNRFDSVNLYFQDESRFGLKTFVGKCLSLVGLKPVVSYQHKFSNTYLWGSYSPINGDSFVWEINGVDSKIFEAYLAAFSLHNPNEYKIVVIDNAAFHSSKNINVPDNIFLLRIPPYTPELNPCEQIWQYIKYRFRNKYFQNMTELKQWLYQIVNQMDNELIKSIVADYRYKEIFITHFKV from the coding sequence ATGCTTCGGCTGAATTTTTTAAAACTTCCTGATAGGTTTAATTTGATTAGAGATAGTCTAAATAAGAATAATAGATTTGATAGCGTCAATTTATATTTTCAAGATGAATCTCGATTTGGTCTGAAGACCTTTGTAGGTAAATGTCTATCGTTAGTAGGATTAAAACCAGTAGTGTCTTACCAACATAAATTTTCTAATACTTACCTGTGGGGTAGCTATTCTCCTATAAATGGAGATAGTTTTGTGTGGGAAATTAATGGAGTAGATTCAAAAATATTTGAAGCCTATTTAGCGGCTTTTTCTCTACATAATCCTAACGAATATAAAATTGTAGTTATAGATAATGCCGCTTTTCATTCCTCAAAAAATATTAATGTGCCTGATAATATTTTTCTCTTGAGAATACCTCCGTACACACCAGAACTTAATCCCTGTGAACAAATATGGCAATATATCAAGTATCGTTTTAGAAATAAGTATTTTCAAAATATGACAGAATTAAAACAATGGTTATATCAAATTGTAAATCAAATGGACAATGAACTTATAAAATCAATTGTAGCTGATTATAGATACAAAGAAATATTTATAACGCATTTTAAAGTTTAA
- a CDS encoding transposase, whose amino-acid sequence MEKQLSTDEVALSKGELYTIITNKKAKGKAGSIVAIIAGTKAEQVIQYLYKIPSVKPNKVKKITLDMAHSMKLVAKRCFPKSVQVTDRFHVQKLALDVLQDIRIKHRWEAIDQENNQIKEAKKITKHTLLKLLLMQIL is encoded by the coding sequence ATAGAAAAACAACTTTCTACTGATGAAGTCGCTTTATCTAAAGGAGAACTCTATACTATTATAACTAACAAAAAAGCCAAAGGCAAGGCAGGAAGTATTGTAGCTATCATTGCAGGAACTAAGGCGGAGCAAGTAATCCAATATCTTTATAAAATACCAAGTGTTAAACCTAATAAAGTCAAAAAAATCACTTTAGACATGGCGCATTCCATGAAATTAGTCGCTAAAAGATGTTTTCCTAAATCTGTGCAAGTCACAGATAGATTTCATGTACAGAAATTAGCCTTAGATGTTTTACAAGATATCCGTATAAAACATCGTTGGGAAGCCATAGACCAAGAAAACAACCAAATAAAAGAAGCTAAAAAAATAACAAAGCATACACTACTAAAACTTTTACTAATGCAGATACTTTAA
- a CDS encoding helix-turn-helix domain-containing protein, whose product MGRLTQIRIREDLDTLESYKQKVTNFKSSQKLKVLFLISSGGYKTLGPIASILSINYSTLHRWLKIYREKGIDYYLSPDKRNRSSKIITPAIHKELQNLLNQERVQFNGYKDVQKWLEVNHGVKIEYQWLWKYLKTKLGTTLKVPRKSNVKKDKDASAEFFKTS is encoded by the coding sequence ATGGGAAGACTGACTCAAATCCGTATTAGAGAAGATTTAGACACATTAGAATCGTACAAACAAAAAGTAACCAATTTTAAGAGTTCACAAAAGCTTAAAGTTTTGTTTTTAATTAGCTCAGGAGGTTATAAAACATTAGGTCCAATAGCTAGTATCCTTTCTATCAATTATAGTACTCTTCATAGATGGTTGAAGATATATAGAGAAAAAGGAATAGATTATTATCTAAGTCCAGACAAACGTAATAGATCCTCAAAAATAATTACTCCTGCTATTCACAAGGAGTTACAGAATCTGTTGAACCAAGAAAGAGTTCAATTCAATGGTTATAAAGATGTTCAAAAGTGGTTAGAAGTAAATCACGGTGTTAAGATTGAATATCAATGGCTTTGGAAATACTTAAAAACTAAATTAGGTACTACTCTTAAAGTTCCAAGAAAAAGTAACGTTAAGAAAGATAAAGATGCTTCGGCTGAATTTTTTAAAACTTCCTGA
- the rpsT gene encoding 30S ribosomal protein S20, producing MANHKSALKRIRSNEAKRLRNKYQHKTTRNAVRKLRATEDRKEAEGMFSKVVSMLDKLAKNNIIHKNKASNLKSKLAKHVAAL from the coding sequence ATGGCAAATCATAAGTCAGCGTTAAAAAGAATAAGAAGTAATGAAGCTAAGCGCTTAAGAAATAAATATCAGCACAAAACAACACGTAATGCTGTTAGAAAATTAAGAGCTACTGAAGATAGAAAAGAAGCAGAAGGAATGTTTTCTAAAGTTGTTTCTATGTTAGATAAATTAGCTAAAAACAATATTATTCATAAGAATAAAGCTTCAAATTTAAAATCTAAGCTAGCTAAACATGTAGCTGCTCTATAA